In Candidatus Effluviviaceae Genus V sp., a single window of DNA contains:
- a CDS encoding ATP-binding cassette domain-containing protein produces the protein MSRVRPCVAGAFFAGAAVVQLENITVSFAGQPILKDISWRVGDRDRVGLVGPNGSGKTTLLRLLMGDLVPERGEVLCTKGTTFGYLPQEQLTMAGRTLFEEVMTVFSRVTEIEDRLRDLEHRMADLPSEGPLHDETLAEYAKLQHEFDARDGFTVEARAATVLSGLGFSESDHGRKTEEFSGGWQMRIALARLLLEDPSVLLLDEPTNHLDLESMMWLEDYLKEYQGAVILVSHDRTFLDNVVTRISELSVEGLVDYSGNYAAFRELREKRRETLRATREQQERRIAHYQSFVARFKGNKAKTALVRSREKMIERVRSELVEVPTDGKSIRFEFPDPERGGSVTVSLKGVRQAYGDKVVFRSLDLDVARGDRVALVGANGAGKSTLLKIMGGIVPIDAGERRLGHNVTLQYFGQNPAKSLNGDNTVFEEVASVAPDEMRPRLRGLLGAFLFHGDDIQKKVRVLSGGEKSRVAIAKMLLRPANFLLLDEPTNHLDMASREVLEEALAGYAGTICLVSHDRSFMDAIANKVIEVDSGNLRLFHGSYSDYLWKKEREAVEAGGRSETAGRRRERPKSGGPKSKAQKRREAEERRRRSASKSRAREERRGILEEIASSERRLEELDIELVDPSVYTDGEKMRVLVNEQRALRARVDELYERWAELED, from the coding sequence ATGTCGCGCGTCCGGCCGTGTGTGGCGGGCGCGTTCTTCGCAGGGGCGGCCGTGGTCCAGCTCGAGAACATCACCGTCTCCTTCGCGGGACAGCCCATCCTGAAGGACATCTCGTGGCGCGTCGGCGACCGCGACCGCGTCGGTCTCGTCGGACCGAACGGGTCGGGCAAGACGACGCTGCTCCGCCTGCTCATGGGCGATCTCGTCCCGGAGAGGGGAGAGGTGCTCTGCACGAAGGGCACGACCTTCGGCTACCTGCCCCAGGAGCAGCTGACGATGGCCGGCCGGACCCTCTTCGAAGAGGTGATGACGGTCTTCTCACGCGTGACGGAGATCGAGGACCGGCTACGGGACCTGGAACACCGGATGGCCGACCTTCCCTCCGAGGGACCGCTTCACGACGAGACACTGGCCGAGTACGCGAAGCTGCAGCACGAGTTCGACGCGCGGGACGGCTTCACAGTCGAGGCGCGCGCGGCGACGGTGCTGTCCGGTCTCGGTTTCAGCGAGAGCGACCACGGCAGAAAGACGGAGGAGTTCAGCGGCGGCTGGCAGATGCGGATCGCTCTCGCGCGCCTCCTGCTCGAGGATCCGTCCGTTCTCCTGCTCGACGAGCCCACGAACCACCTCGACCTCGAGTCGATGATGTGGCTCGAGGACTACCTGAAGGAGTATCAGGGCGCCGTCATCCTGGTGTCGCACGACAGGACGTTCCTCGACAACGTCGTCACCCGCATCAGTGAGCTGTCGGTCGAGGGTCTCGTCGACTACTCCGGGAACTACGCCGCATTCCGCGAGCTCAGGGAGAAGCGGCGGGAGACGCTCCGGGCGACCCGCGAACAGCAGGAACGACGCATCGCCCACTACCAGAGTTTCGTCGCCCGGTTCAAGGGCAACAAGGCGAAGACGGCGCTCGTTCGCAGCCGCGAGAAGATGATCGAGCGCGTCAGATCCGAGCTCGTCGAGGTCCCGACCGACGGAAAGTCCATCCGGTTCGAGTTCCCGGACCCGGAGCGCGGCGGCTCCGTCACCGTGTCCCTGAAGGGCGTGCGTCAGGCCTACGGGGACAAGGTCGTCTTCCGCTCTCTCGACCTCGATGTCGCACGGGGCGACAGGGTCGCCCTGGTCGGCGCGAACGGCGCGGGCAAGTCGACGCTGCTCAAGATCATGGGCGGCATCGTACCGATCGATGCGGGGGAACGCAGGCTCGGGCACAACGTGACGCTCCAGTATTTCGGGCAGAATCCTGCGAAGAGCCTGAACGGCGACAACACGGTCTTCGAGGAGGTCGCCTCGGTCGCGCCGGACGAGATGCGGCCCCGTCTGCGCGGCCTTCTCGGTGCCTTCCTCTTCCACGGGGACGACATCCAGAAGAAGGTCCGCGTGCTGTCGGGCGGCGAGAAGAGCCGAGTCGCGATCGCGAAGATGCTGCTTCGACCGGCCAACTTCCTGCTTCTGGATGAGCCGACGAACCACCTCGACATGGCCTCGCGCGAGGTCCTCGAGGAGGCGCTGGCAGGCTACGCGGGGACCATCTGTCTGGTGTCCCACGACCGCTCGTTCATGGATGCGATCGCGAACAAGGTCATCGAGGTCGACTCCGGGAATCTCCGGCTGTTCCACGGGAGCTACAGCGATTACCTGTGGAAGAAGGAGCGCGAGGCCGTCGAGGCCGGGGGCCGGAGCGAGACCGCCGGACGCCGCAGGGAGCGGCCGAAGAGCGGCGGTCCCAAGAGCAAGGCGCAGAAGCGCCGCGAGGCGGAAGAGAGGAGGCGCCGGTCGGCGTCGAAGAGCCGCGCCCGAGAGGAGCGAAGGGGTATCCTCGAGGAGATCGCGTCCTCCGAACGCCGGCTCGAGGAACTCGACATCGAGCTCGTGGATCCCTCGGTCTACACTGACGGCGAGAAGATGCGCGTGCTCGTCAACGAACAGCGCGCCCTGAGGGCCCGCGTCGACGAGCTCTACGAACGGTGGGCCGAGCTCGAGGATTGA